TATTACTGTCGATCTTCATTCACTCTGGAATACCTTCTGCATATAAATTTAAGAGAGAAATCACGGTGTTGCTAGATAATTTAAGGCATTTAGCCAGACACTTACGCAGCCATGGGAAGGAAGTGGCTTATAGACTTCAATGTATTGTTGGCCGTGCAGTAGAAGACGTGGATCAAATCTAGCAAACCGAAAGCAAAAACAATGTTATTTAGCTAATATTTAGCAGCGCGTAGAGCAATTACATCTCTATTCTAATCAGAAGAACACACGAGTTTTCTTTCTTAATCATTTCGTTGAACAAACGGAGAAACATAAGCAACAATATTGCATCTTTAAGGAAAACTGGATACCATAGAAAAGGAACCGACCCCCCTTCCCCCAACCAAAACTGAAACAGGATATGTTCTACTCACTGCAAGCCTGGAAGCCGCTCCATTTGAGAAGAAATTCCAACAGTGAACAAAGTCGAAAAAGTTGGCAAAACCTACAACGACAAAAAGGCCAAAAGCAAAAAAATGCAAATCAATTACAGTAACGAATTACATTTCATCTCTTACACCTTCGTAATCCTGGTTAGGATAACTTAGTGACTAACAATTACGCCAATAAAGTACATACACTCCCTTCTTTTTTGTGCAAGTATACATCAAGGGTCGTTAAGGATTACTCAAAGTTTGACCTTTTGACGTTTTCTAGACATAGTAAATCGCTAGCAACAAGCATGTAAGGTATCTAAACCTTTCCgaagataaaaaaattcaccTTCTCCATCACTAAATCTAACAGGTTGGTCTATAGTTCGACGTAAACCATATTCAACTACACAAAAAATACCTGAATAAATTCTTGCCCATCTTGATGATAAACATATTTAAGTTCTTTATCATCAATAGCATCCTTTGTACATGCTCCTACACCAAGAGCATAAATAGCAGCATCCCTAAACATCacaaaaccaaataaaaatccaaattttaacAACACAATCTGCATTCAAGCACACCCATTTACTCGAATCGATAAAATAAAACACGAAAAGTGCAAATTACATAGACAGATCCAGAATTTAAACTCGATAAAGGCATCATACAGGTTATCCCAATTAATTCAAGATTAATGATGAATCTTAAAGTTAATAAGTAAACTGAAGAAATTAGCAAGTACCTTTCAGTGTAAGTATGTAAACTCTGCAAATACCAAATAAACCAAGATTAGTAACGAGATTAAACAACAAAATTGAGAACCCAACAAGGAAAAAGGATCAAAAACCTCAGGGAATTTGTGGGAAATGACTAATTCAGGATTAATTCCAGAATTTCCAGAGCCTGCCATTAAATCTTATGAGGAAAAAAAAATCCCCAATTTTCAACAAGTTATTTTGTTTTTAGCACAACAAAAATTGGTTATGGGTTTGGAACTAGGATCGAGGTTGATAGATAATGCATACAGTTTTGTCAGATATGACTTTTCAATTGAATCAGATCATTAATATCACcagtttaattttatataaatttataaaatttatttaattcgagaaataattaatattatgataaattcattttatatttggttagaaaaaaatcacaaataatttatttcgtGATTAGTTATCTTGAGATCAGCTTTGacggatatatatatatatatactaaagaACATGTCATTGTGAACATATAAcataagtttgaaaatttaagttAATGAGTGTCTTAgttaaaatatgtcataatcaagtacaaaaataaattttattaacaaATTTATGTTTGTGTCGAGTGTCCATGAGATACAACTGGAATGAGTTGAAATGTTTAGTTGTCAGTTGAGATATTTAGACGTGCACGTTTAAAGTTGAAATGTTTTCTTGCCGGTTAAGGCcaaatttgaatatttgttcAACCATTGCAAGTGTAGATCAAGCTAATAGCAACATTATTCATATATGAATGGAGATGAAGTAGAATGAATCAAATTCACTCACTATTGTCATGATAGTAGTTTTAGAGTGCTTCACCCTTAACGGTTTCGAGTTCGAGCTCTGAGTatttagaaaaattttgttGAACGTGCCATCCCTGAATGAGTCTGCAGAACGCGATCCGGGTTTAGTTAGAGCTCCAATGTGGGCTCCAAACGCCGAGcgagaaaccaaaaaaaaactctaagttGGAATTTAGTAGAACAACGGGGTAGAGGAGTTGGTCAACTCATTGGCCCCATGACCTAAAAGTTTCAGGTTCAAATCTTGTCCCCGCCTAATCACTTACCGGATCAAAAGGAAATTCGCGGGACGAGTCAAGTATATGGCTATTTAGTGATATACAAACATTTTTACTGCACACATTTTATGTATTTGTCTTCATTTAATCAAAGACGTTCATGCCATAGAAAATCAGGCTCAGCAAAAACGAAAATATAGACTATTATGCTCCACCCTTTTTGTATCTCCTAGTTTAGGGAGTAGAAATCAATTTGTGAACCCCTCTTTGTATCTCTCCTAGAATGTTTTATTTCTAACGATATGTTATAGCATAACTTCTAGTCGTAAAAATAAAGGAGGTAAACGtaaaatatcatgaatttcACATCATAGTTAAGATCATTGATAtgaaaacatcaattcaattattgtttttttaagacAATTAAAACAATGAAGATGGAACTCGATACAACGAAacgaagaaagaaagaataggACCTTGAGTTAAGGTCATTCAAACTAGTTTGTGGTAAAACTAAACAGGACAAGTAATAAGCTTTTACTTCAGTCCTAATAAACTTTTGATCTGTGCGGTTTGTGTATGTAAGTTTCTTAATTTTCACTTTGTGCCTATGATTTTCATGAGCGTTGCAGCTTGTCTTAGAGTGGTCTTTTATGTCGACCAGCTACATCGCCACATAAAAGAGCATTAATTGGAATTGGATATTCATCGCGCCAAGAAGTTGATGTTGTGTATACCCTCATGTATAACTGTTGTCCTAGATACTGTCGCGCCCAAAACTCTGATCTTAGGTTCCACATTCCCACATTGTCTAATGCAATGTATATCGCTGTCCACGACTTGGGATACACCTGCATTTTGCAATGATTTCTCGTGTTAACTTCTCGTTCTCATCATAGCCAGGGCAAAGCAACATATcaaattctgtttctgtttttcAATCTTACCTGAGTTGTGATTCTTGAGACTGCATCACGAAGATTGTATTGTTCCCTACTAGCCGGAGTCCATTTTCCTCCGTCCATGCTGCATTAGAAGCTAATTCAGAATGAATCCATACAACTGCATAACATTAGAAACGAGACGTGTATTACTTACCCTACTACCCAAAAGGCATAGCCGTTAAGATGCCAACTCTGAACGATTCCTTCCTTGTTCTCGAATACAATCTCAATGAATGTCCTGTAGTCAGTTTGCAAAACAGATGTGTCGAGGTAAATTCCTTTACCGGTGGGGGCATCAGGTATGTTTCCGGGGGTAAATCCACCAATCTTGAAGTAGTCAGCAAGCTTGAGAGGAGTACCACTTTTCGTTGGCACAAAGGACACACTGTTGACAGCATATCTTTGCTTTCCATTAACTTGTCCAGCAGAATTCGCGAGCCTGATAGTTCTAGTCGTGTTGATCATACCATAATGATATGATCCTTGTGGGTTTGGCCTTGGTCCACTCGCGGTCAAGTTAGTCCTAAAACGAGTAACAAAGTTAAGAAAGCAAAACACACAACATGAtcgaaattttcaaaaaatgatgcTTCTCAGGTCTCACCTAATTGAACGAGCCTGCGTAAGGGACCAACCAATTTCGATGGTTGGACCACCAGGGGGCGGGCCAGTGAATTCCTGGTTAGAATTGctgtagcgaagtacaccagtGGTAGTAAGGAGAATAGACGAGAAACGATTTGAAACAACAATGTAGTAGTCCTTAGGAGTTTGATCAGCTGTGATGAGGACAGAGTAGGATTGTCCAACATGAACGTCGAGTGAGGAATACGTCTCTTGCATTGTATGTGTTCCTTCTACCTCCACCAATTTCATTTTATGTCCTTCGATACGAAAGTTGAGTGAATGTTCCAATCCAACATTTGATATTCTAAGTCTATAAGTTTTCCCTGTATTCATATACAGAGTTATAAGAATcacaaaaagtttgatattattcttcatataaatatgaaaaatcgCGATTGTTTTTACCTTGATCAACTGTGAAGGTAGCGCGATTAGGACCTTGTGGACCGATACCATTGATATGTAGAGCATCAACAAAAGGCAACTTGTGGTTTCTATCAAGTACTGATTTCAAATACTGCAACAAAAtggaagtatatatatatatatatatcaaatatctCTTCTTGCTTAGAAACCtcgtgttaaagaatgacaaatgtcccacatcggtggttaatgagatgggtggactccttataaggcttggacgATCGTCCTTTCTTTTTAAGCTAGCTTTTGGAATGTGAGTTAGGTCAAAGATCTAATCACAGCACCTCGACACTTCTCACCAGCACAGGTATCAGGTAACTTTGTCCTTTGACACGCGATACAAGACATATATAGGACTTATGATTACTATCCATTACTTGATCTTTTAACACTAAACTTTTTACGAGGGGATTCAACAGTTACTATATATATAACGAGAGAACGAGTCTAGTAATCATACCGTGTGATTGCTCTTGTACCAATCACCAATAAGAACGGTGAAATCGCCAGCAGGTTCATCGAAAGGGACCGGAATTCCAGGCCTACTGAGGATCCTGAACCCTCCAAAACCACCAGAAGCTTTGTGGAATGCAGTTGAAGGGAAATAGTAAAAGCTACCTATTTGATCTTTAACTTGCAAAATGTATGTGAAATTCTTCCCTGGTGGAATTGGACATGTTGTTCCCCATACTCCATCTTCAAATGAGTTTCTCCTATTTTGTATTCCATTCCTATATATAATTTCGAAACATATTAAGTAACAGTTCGTATCTGACTAGTTAGTATCATAGAGTCATAGATATCGTCATGACAGAATAGGTAGAGACTAAATAATAGTACTCCTATATggtatttttgcattttttggTACGTCATTGTCTACTCATGCTAACGAACTAACTTCAGGCCTCGATTCATTCTCCGCGAGAAGTAATGAGTCGATTCGCGATTTAAGCTCATGAACCAAGGTTTCTTAAAGTGTTTCTTGGGAGAAGCtagttttttaggttttaaagATAGTTTTTTCTACTATTCAAAAACACTAATTTTTTTCGAAAAAGTCTGGAGAAAGAATTCAATAttctctaaaataatattataaacatTGTTAGTGctattatttaaattcaaaattaaatatttgtgtagtGAAAATGTGGACATATTTTGCTTTTTTACTTGTGTTGTTCACATGCACTTCACATGATTACCTACTCTTtgtctagttttttttttcaaaatatacacACTCGTACGAGTTATATCATGTGATTTGCACAAACtacaaataattcaaaatattgttCAACTTTTCCTACATTTGATCAATACAATATTCTTGAATCTTGATTACATCGATATCGATGCTAGTTATAATTCGAAAATAAGTTggaaaatgacttaaaattagtcaaaaacaaattaaatttcaatGAATGTGTTCATTATAATTAGCAAGGGAGTTTGGTAGACATACATTATTAAATAACAATCGTTAAACGAGATATGAAGAGGAAGCTTCGATAAAACTAGTATTTCAACAGAATATCATTTCCAACAAATTTATGTTGGTCGTGAAATATCAATGTCTCAGCCTCTTGAAGCcaaaccaaaacatgaacaacaAAAAATCATGTTCATGTTTTCGCAAGGCATATATCATGATAATAATGATGTCACGAACAAACAATGTTGGTCGTGAAATATCAATGTCTCAGCCTCTCGAAGCCAAATCAAAACATGAACAACAAAAAATCATGTTCATGTTTTCGCGAGGCATATATCATGATATTAATGACGTAACGAACAAacaatgaacaaataaaagagGATAAAATTACCATGAAATAAGAAACTCCTCATCCAAATTGTTGAAGACATTGATAATAACATTGTCATTTGTGACAGAAATAATATCAGGACCAGGAAATTGCCCATTAATCAAAATTCCCTatacacaacaaaaaaaataatctcaaaataacttaaatgacattttttttcgATATATTTACttgaaataacatatttttctattaaaaaaccGACCTTTTGAGGTAAGCCTAGAGGCCAAATCGTTCCATAAGTAACATTCCATTCGAAGAATCTATAAGGACTCTCTGCTATTGTGTTCACAACTAGTAGTGCCACTAAAAACACCGCTAACTCTCGTTTTAGCGGCATTTTTTTCCTTCGTTAACGAGAAAAATTTCTGAAGTTTGAACTACGAAATAATATTAGAAGTTGTTAAAGATTAGGAGGGAATTAAAGTGGACATGTAGATGAAGACATATGTGTGTATTTATAAGTGGTGTACAAATAGTTAAAAGTTAAGTGGGTGACTAGTGAGCAAGTGgatcataaattattttatttatatagatatttaaaaaaaaaattaaaaaaattaaaggagggaaatatttttgagagagggattaaattttaaaatggagaaaataGAAGGGgcaaaaagaataaagaaaaaggaTTGGATTTGTCAAATTGGATTTGTCGGTGAGGAGTACATAGTGGAtcttgaaaggaaaaaaaaaagattattcaaATGTGGTGTTTACGGGGCGGAGCAAGAGTCTGAATATCGGTATGAtcgaatttaaaaaaaaatttaacgaATATATTTGTGTTGATCAATTCATTTAATATGTACGAGTATCAAATTTAGAATTCGATTATTATCACAAAATATCGTTAttataaacttaaaaagtttaaataattttaacataattattaataaaacgTCTAAATCTTGACTTTGATCATCACTAAAAAGAGTAGCAAAATTGTTCACTCAATCATGTGGCCCTAATCACATGCTTGCTGTTTTCTTCTGCTTGGTTTTAATTTTTGGCGCACTA
This portion of the Solanum pennellii chromosome 12, SPENNV200 genome encodes:
- the LOC107005618 gene encoding L-ascorbate oxidase homolog, which gives rise to MPLKRELAVFLVALLVVNTIAESPYRFFEWNVTYGTIWPLGLPQKGILINGQFPGPDIISVTNDNVIINVFNNLDEEFLISWNGIQNRRNSFEDGVWGTTCPIPPGKNFTYILQVKDQIGSFYYFPSTAFHKASGGFGGFRILSRPGIPVPFDEPAGDFTVLIGDWYKSNHTYLKSVLDRNHKLPFVDALHINGIGPQGPNRATFTVDQGKTYRLRISNVGLEHSLNFRIEGHKMKLVEVEGTHTMQETYSSLDVHVGQSYSVLITADQTPKDYYIVVSNRFSSILLTTTGVLRYSNSNQEFTGPPPGGPTIEIGWSLTQARSIRTNLTASGPRPNPQGSYHYGMINTTRTIRLANSAGQVNGKQRYAVNSVSFVPTKSGTPLKLADYFKIGGFTPGNIPDAPTGKGIYLDTSVLQTDYRTFIEIVFENKEGIVQSWHLNGYAFWVVGMDGGKWTPASREQYNLRDAVSRITTQVYPKSWTAIYIALDNVGMWNLRSEFWARQYLGQQLYMRVYTTSTSWRDEYPIPINALLCGDVAGRHKRPL